A portion of the Calothrix sp. 336/3 genome contains these proteins:
- a CDS encoding carbohydrate-binding protein produces the protein MVNTTATSQTETKMTLKNRNELKSLFNSNTRLSVTHFHDLITSLLNKKEDKFHGVWKAGQTYQKGDVVYYQGALWEMDEKEICAKDGEEPDKNQKWKSRLLKLEQNVDTIQQDLQALRKEFTEYKQQMDLRWTQLLKYLTLLSVGIVIALTWLFGSGISQLWQS, from the coding sequence ATGGTCAACACAACTGCTACATCTCAAACTGAAACTAAAATGACATTGAAAAATCGCAATGAATTGAAGAGTTTATTCAATAGTAATACCCGTCTTTCGGTGACGCATTTTCATGATTTGATTACTTCGCTGCTCAATAAAAAAGAGGATAAATTTCATGGTGTGTGGAAAGCGGGACAGACATACCAAAAAGGTGATGTTGTCTATTATCAAGGCGCACTTTGGGAGATGGATGAAAAGGAAATTTGCGCTAAAGATGGAGAGGAACCAGATAAAAATCAGAAATGGAAATCCCGTCTTCTAAAATTGGAACAGAATGTAGATACAATTCAACAAGATTTACAAGCTTTACGCAAGGAATTTACTGAGTATAAACAGCAGATGGATTTGCGGTGGACACAACTACTGAAATATTTGACTTTACTTTCTGTGGGAATTGTGATTGCGCTGACATGGTTATTTGGTAGTGGGATTTCTCAACTTTGGCAATCCTAG